In Acipenser ruthenus chromosome 6, fAciRut3.2 maternal haplotype, whole genome shotgun sequence, the following proteins share a genomic window:
- the LOC131737287 gene encoding SCAN domain-containing protein 1-like, translating into MDAVQFAAMMDLLRQTLTAAVQGAARPAGPDPRLQRPTKMTAEDKPEAYLEVFEAMATSAGWAQAQWASYLLPQLTGEAQAAARTLSPERMMDYPALKAAILNRVGATPEGYRRKFREERFSAEEHPRTIAHRLKDYAMGWLNPDASTKARIVEVIVVERFLECLAPAPRLWVQRQAPATLDRAVELAEQYQAAEPTPARLPGRSTIAVSPPPLAPEKAKGLGGRGRQVFGRGVSAGAPGPGTGAGWGYPRAAAVSDRGLARPPYRRAPLMAPVFPPPVEAPGRETSPPRCWTCREVGHIARDCPVMECDLSRPDLPL; encoded by the exons ATGGATGCCGTCCAATTTGCGgccatgatggacctcctgcgccagaccctaactgctgcggtgcagggggctgctCGACCGGCAGGTCCTGACCCCAGGTTACAGAGACCCACAAAGATGACAGCCGAGGATAAacccgaagcctacctggaggtgtttgaggccatGGCGACCTCGGCCGGGTGGGCTCAGGCACAATGGGCCAGCTACCTCTTGCCCCAGCTGACGggagaggcacaggcagcagCGAGAACGCTATCCCCTGAgaggatgatggactaccccgcGCTGAAAGCGGCCATCCTTAACCGCGTGGGGGCTACCCCAGAGGGGTACCGGCGAAAGTTCCGGGAGGAACGGTTCTCAGCAGAGGAGCATCCCAGAACGATTGCGCATCGTTTAAAGGATTACGCCATGGGCTGGCTGAACCCTGACGCGAGCACCAAAGCCAGGatagtggaggtgatcgtggtGGAGCGCTTCCTGGAGTGCTTGGCACCGGCACCTCGGctgtgggtgcaacggcaggcacctGCCACTCTAGATCGGGCGGTCGAGTTGGCGGAACAGTACCAGGCAGCAGAGCCAACGCCAGCAAGACTGCCTGGAAGGAGTACAATTGCTGTATCACCCCCTCCACTGGCCCCGGAGaaggcgaagggactggggggaaggggtagacAGGTATTTGGACGGGGGGTGTCagcgggagctcccggcccgggaactggggcagggtggggttacccacgggctgccgcggtgtcggaccggggtctcgcgcggccaccttaccgtcgagcccctttgatggctccagtGTTTCCACCCCCTGTTGAAGCGCCGGGACGAGAAACCAGCCCACcaaggtgttggacgtgcagggaggtgggccacatcgcGCGGGACTGCCCCGTGATGGaatgtgacctcagccgaccag atctgcccctttaa